The DNA region GGACGAATTGCACGCAccggcgagaagaaattttccccGCAGACACGTTATAGTGCGAAGGTACGACGACCTGTGGCAAGCTGATATCGTCGAGATGCGTCCGTACTCGCGTTTCAACGGAGGCTACCACTACATAATCACCGTCATCGATGTGTTGAGCAAGTACGCCTGGGCCGTGCCGCTCAAGGGTAAAGGTGGCAGCGAGACAGCTGACGCTATCGCTGAGATAATTCGAGATAGCGGGAGGTGCCCTAGTAATCTACAAACCGACATGGGGaaggaattttacaacacCGACGTGCAACGTCTCGTGAGAAAACACGGtataaatcattattccaCGTATTCGGTGATGAAGGCGTCGGTCGTCGagcgattcaatcgcacgttaaaaaacaatatgtggaaaatgtttacgctCAATGGAACTTACAAGTGGGTTGACGCGTTATCGCGACTTGTGtcggattacaacgcgcgcaagcatcgaacgatcggcatgcgacccgtcgacgttacccccgcgatcgccgaAAGACTCTTGGCTACGGTGTACAGCGCGATAAAGATCGCGGGCCCAACAAAGTTTAAAACGGGCGACTCGGTACGCGTCAGCAAATACAAGACAATTTTCGAGAAGGGTTACACGCCGAATTGGACCACCGAGGTGTTTAAGATCGTTAAAGTGCAGCATACCAATCCCGTAACCTACCTACTCGAGGACTATCGTGGAAAATCCGTCGCTGGAGCGTTCTACGAGTACGAGTTGCATCGCGCGACTTATCCTGACGTGTATCTCGTGGAGAAAGTACTGCGCAGGAGGGGCGACGAGGTTTACGTGAAATGGCTGGGATTCGATGGATCACACAACTCATGGATACACAAGGACAATGTGATTTAATTCGTgcaaactgtattttattcttaatataaaaatgatacatgtaaagtgtttgaaatatgtaatacatatacagtatataataaaaaatattcaatactaAATACATGTGCGATATCTCTATTAATATCCCTTctcatatataatacgatatttactCGAGGACTATTtcttacatacatacattatattacatatactacatacattacatacatatatgcatacatacattatattacatatactacatacatacatttatatgttatactacatacatagatatatatatgtacatacatacatacattatattacattatatacattacgtTATATTCGGTAATGTCCCCACGGCAACGTATCGGTCGAATCCGGCACGATATATCGCTTATCGTCGTACGGACTCAGAGCGATTTTCGTCTCGCTAATAGTGTACACTTCGTGCATTTTCGATCGTATGCACGACTGCGGTCGAGTCATTTCGATCTCATCGTTCAGACACCGCGTGTAGTCGTCGAATGTGATGGTGCGCGCGATGACGTTACTTTTGACACCTTTCGCttttttacaatcttttttgCCATCGACTCGCAAGGCGTACATTTTCGCCCTAAGTCCAACGAATTCGGTCATAATGGCCCCATTGTTTTCATCCTTCATCAGGCCCGgcacttttttattgacgagAGGCATATCATAAGCGTTATCTACCGCATAGTCACTTGTGTCGAACCGGGCTATATCATGTTTCATGTTCTCGTACGCGTCGTCGCACTTGATATGATAAATCAAACTGTCCGTGTCGGTATACATGATTCTACACGAGTCGCGGTACAGGGGAGACATGTATTCGTGGTGAAATTCGTACAGGCACACCTTCGACAAGTCGAGAATGCACATGCCGACGTAGATCGGTTTGTCGAATTTCACCTCGAGTTTGCGCAGTTCAATGGCTACCAGATTTTCTGAAAACACGCTACTGCTGTGAAAATTCGGTCGCGCGATCATtgcctccgcgccgtatctacCCTTCCACGTCGTCACTAATTTTACATCGACGTGGTTTCGTACATTCTCCATTGTTTTTCCAAAAACAgcgttattcattaatttatataatgttttttcgaACTCATTTTTGGCTTGTGTCCTGAATTTTGTATTGAGTTCGATGTAAGAGCGGAGCCACTCAGATTGAGCGAATTGCAATACGCGATGTATTTTAGTGACGCGAAGGCCATGACGCATGCACTGTTGCAGATTGCGATAATGGATGACATAACGCTCCTTATCGTGCAGCGTGGCGAGAAGTTTGTCCTGCCGTTTGCCGGGCGGTTTATCGCGCatcggacagaacggtaggtcaGCGTGCGCGTCATGTTTATCCTGCGGATACTCGAGATCGACCTCGAGAATATAGCCCGTAGGCGAATCCAAAGCGATCGCGTTAACGTCGAAATTTGACGCGTCTTCGACCCATCGAAACTCCGCGTAGGGCAGTGGCTTACACATCGCCCAGCCGTACAAGTTGTTGACATCGAAGTACATTaggtacgacgacggtttcgaTGAATCGTACGACTCCATATACTTGTTGTTGGCCTTCGCGTATCTGCCGGAACATTGACTCAGCCCGCCGCGTATACCACGTTCGACAAACATGACCATGTCAACGTCGGTCAGCAGTTCAAAATTGATACGCGTATGTTTCAACATGGCATCCCACGTAAAGCCTGGTAAAGTGTAGTAGTACGCGGGATCAAGTCCGTAACTCGCGACGCAGCTGTCGcggaaattttcaaacacgtcggccaacagcaagacatcGGTTTTCAGGTATAGATCGCTGTATTCGCCCAGGGTTTGAACGGAGAATCGCTGCCATACGTTCgcggcgtgcgcgtaatcgctctcggatacaGTTTCACCGGTCAAGGAACTGTAAAATGAATCGCGCGGCGGTAAACACGTATCCTCCAGCTTTTCGTCGCTGTCCACATATTCGTATGGAAAGACACCTTTTCGCGTCAATAATTTGAAATCGTCGTCGGATAACGTGGAAAATTTtgatcgtataatttttaatttatcattatctaGGAAGGATGCCAATTTTGCGAGACTCGCGCTAAGAAATTTGTACGAGTCGATAAATCTTAACTTTATATCGTTTCGCCAATCAGATTTTTCCGCGGTGTCTTTCACGTGTTTAGTAAATGAGATGTACTTTTCCTTTGTTATAGGCAGTACATCGATCTTGCCTTCGAACGCGGCAGCTATCTCCTTGATAATAAAGTGCGCGTCATAGCCCGACagattgtgaaatattactGGGATGAAGTGAGAATCCTTATAATTCAGATTGCACGTCGAGTGTGCTGGACCTCTGTACCGCCCGGTCAGGTGGCAATGATCGCGCACTTTATTATCATCAGGCGCGAATTGTTGTTCGCATATATGACATTTCGTCGCGCTGTGAAATGTctcccactcgtctcgcgttagGTCTACCATGCATACAATGTCGGACAAGATGTTTTTTACGCGATGCGCCAATCCGTTGAGTTCCTCGACGAACCACGCGACACAGtcgttatcgcgacgaaatcgaTACGTCGATAACGTTTCGTCGTACGAACAATGTACGTAGTATGCTATACTACATACTCGATGATGTTGATAGGCGTATGACGCGTGTTCCGTATCCGGTTGTGTCTTCTGCAGCACGCACTCCAGATCGGCGTACACCACGAAGGGAAGTCGCTCTTTCCTGCTGTGGTTCTTGAAGCTGAGCCACTTGTTGTCCTCGCTCGGTAGTCGGATTGCGCATTTGTTTACCTTTCGACATTCCACGGTGTGGGCTTCCAATTTCATGCTCGAACTAAAGTAGTGAAGAcatctgtaaa from Temnothorax longispinosus isolate EJ_2023e unplaced genomic scaffold, Tlon_JGU_v1 HiC_scaffold_97, whole genome shotgun sequence includes:
- the LOC139825118 gene encoding uncharacterized protein, with amino-acid sequence MKLEAHTVECRKVNKCAIRLPSEDNKWLSFKNHSRKERLPFVVYADLECVLQKTQPDTEHASYAYQHHRVCSIAYYVHCSYDETLSTYRFRRDNDCVAWFVEELNGLAHRVKNILSDIVCMVDLTRDEWETFHSATKCHICEQQFAPDDNKVRDHCHLTGRYRGPAHSTCNLNYKDSHFIPVIFHNLSGYDAHFIIKEIAAAFEGKIDVLPITKEKYISFTKHVKDTAEKSDWRNDIKLRFIDSYKFLSASLAKLASFLDNDKLKIIRSKFSTLSDDDFKLLTRKGVFPYEYVDSDEKLEDTCLPPRDSFYSSLTGETVSESDYAHAANVWQRFSVQTLGEYSDLYLKTDVLLLADVFENFRDSCVASYGLDPAYYYTLPGFTWDAMLKHTRINFELLTDVDMVMFVERGIRGGLSQCSGRYAKANNKYMESYDSSKPSSYLMYFDVNNLYGWAMCKPLPYAEFRWVEDASNFDVNAIALDSPTGYILEVDLEYPQDKHDAHADLPFCPMRDKPPGKRQDKLLATLHDKERYVIHYRNLQQCMRHGLRVTKIHRVLQFAQSEWLRSYIELNTKFRTQAKNEFEKTLYKLMNNAVFGKTMENVRNHVDVKLVTTWKGRYGAEAMIARPNFHSSSVFSENLVAIELRKLEVKFDKPIYVGMCILDLSKVCLYEFHHEYMSPLYRDSCRIMYTDTDSLIYHIKCDDAYENMKHDIARFDTSDYAVDNAYDMPLVNKKVPGLMKDENNGAIMTEFVGLRAKMYALRVDGKKDCKKAKGVKSNVIARTITFDDYTRCLNDEIEMTRPQSCIRSKMHEVYTISETKIALSPYDDKRYIVPDSTDTLPWGHYRI